The Styela clava chromosome 2, kaStyClav1.hap1.2, whole genome shotgun sequence genome contains a region encoding:
- the LOC120336705 gene encoding sialin-like: MSTNTRARRNNTKEWDGVENISHENEESEKTSNGCYIKARHIIVLMSFIAKFNLFSMRTNLSVAIVAMVNQTDEDTSANTSDVCPDHGSSEIDENGENGSFNWDIGQESLLLGCYYYGYIISNVVGGYLAKRFGIKLVLGISMLLSSIVTILSPPIAKSSFGLFVAARILLGVLQGPLAPSVHAAIGKWIPPLELTKAVAIASCGNCIGTLVTLPVAGIIADQLGWEAVFYITGGIALPCSMLWIAVVHDSPSDHPRISEEEKSYIEKTTGISQEKSDQPTPWKALFTSIPLWATTVGFFACNWASHTYLSLLPTYMSSILRFNLAASGALSALPYLLQFFTLLAAGYFCDIIRQRRIAKTVTVRKVNSFLSLIIPSIFIVLAGYSGCNVAAAVSFFSISVAFLAFNVTSHEANIIDLAPRYSGITCGVINAIGNFPGFLAPQMAGLILLNGQTIQQWQYVFWMSALVATVGFIFFAIFGSGEVQSWAIPPDVNDTSISDTASSSKVYERSENITTFNKKELPDVQNDKL; the protein is encoded by the exons TCTGAAAAAACATCGAATGGCTGCTATATCAAAGCAAGACATATAATCGTGTTGATGTCATTTATTGCAAAGTTCAACTTATTTTCGATGAGAACCAATCTCAGTGTTGCTATTGTTGCCATGGTGAATCAAACTGATGAAGATACCTCAGCTAACACATCTGATGTTTGTCCTGACCATGGAAGTTCAGAAATAGATGAAAATGGGGAG AATGGGTCTTTCAACTGGGATATTGGACAAGAAAGTTTGCTTTTAGGATGCTATTATTACGGATATATAATTTCGAATGTTGTCGGAGGGTATTTGGCAAAAAGATTTGGAATAAAACTTGTTCTTGGAATCTCGATGCTTTTGTCTTCTATTGTCACAATATTAAGTCCTCCGATTGCTAAATCCAGTTTTGGACTGTTTGTGGCTGCGAGAATACTACTTGGAGTGCTACAG GGACCACTCGCTCCATCAGTTCATGCTGCTATTGGAAAATGGATTCCACCGCTGGAACTAACAAAAGCTGTTGCAATAGCTTCTTGTGGAAATTGTATCGGAACACTAGTCACACTCCCTGTAGCCGGAATAATAGCAGATCAACTAGGATGGGAAGCAGTATTTTATATAACAG GCGGTATCGCTTTACCATGCTCAATGCTGTGGATTGCTGTCGTTCATGATTCACCATCTGATCATCCAAGAATTTCAGAAGAAGAAAAATCGTATATTGAAAAGACAACGGGGATATCTCAAGAG AAAAGTGACCAACCAACTCCATGGAAAGCATTATTTACGTCAATTCCACTTTGGGCCACAACTGTAGGATTTTTTGCTTGTAATTGGGCATCGCACACGTACTTGTCTCTACTACCAACGTACATGTCTTCAATACTTCGATTTAATCTTGCTGCT AGTGGAGCACTTTCTGCCCTTCCTTATTTGTTGCAATTCTTCACATTGCTGGCAGCTGGATATTTTTGTGATATCATCCGTCAACGACGTATCGCAAAAACAGTTACAGTGAGAAAAGTGAATTCGTTTTTGTCTCTGATTATTCCGAGTATATTCATTGTACTAGCCGGCTACAGTGGTTGCAATGTTGCGGCAGCAGTGAGTTTTTTCAGCATTTCGGTAGCCTTTCTTGCATTTAATG TGACAAGTCATGAAGCAAATATCATAGATTTAGCACCAAGATATAGTGGGATTACTTGCGGAGTCATTAATGCCATTGGAAACTTTCCCGGATTTCTTGCGCCTCAAATGGCCGGACTTATTCTTCTGAACGGG CAAACCATTCAGCAATGGCAGTATGTATTTTGGATGTCGGCATTAGTTGCTACTGTCGGATTCATATTTTTTGCTATATTTGGCTCTGGAGAAGTACAATCTTGGGCCATTCCGCCTGATGTTAATGATACTTCAATTTCCGACACGGCGTCGTCTAGCAAAG TTTATGAACGATCAGAAAACATAACCACTTTCAATAAAAAGGAACTTCCCGATGTTCAGAACGATAAACTTTGA